A genomic window from Motacilla alba alba isolate MOTALB_02 chromosome 2, Motacilla_alba_V1.0_pri, whole genome shotgun sequence includes:
- the RBM24 gene encoding RNA-binding protein 24 isoform X5: protein MHTTQKDTTYTKIFVGGLPYHTTDSSLRKYFEVFGDIEEAVVITDRQTGKSRGYGFVTMADRAAAERACKDPNPIIDGRKANVNLAYLGAKPRIMQPGFAFGVQQLHPALIQRPFGNKQAGTKQDISDLIIKQDTRSLCLSTGFCAARSGNSPRAAHGGRCFHHALHRLHRSGLRAVLGSGGCL from the exons ATGCACACGACGCAGAAGGACACCACTTACACCAAGATCTTTGTCGGGGGCTTGCCCTACCACACCACCGACTCCAGTCTGCGCAAGTACTTCGAGGTCTTCGGGGACATCGAGGAGGCGGTGGTCATCACCGACCGGCAGACGGGCAAGTCCCGGGGATACGGCTTT GTCACCAtggctgacagagctgctgctgaaagggcTTGTAAGGACCCCAACCCCATCATCGATGGCAGGAAAGCCAACGTGAACCTGGCGTACCTGGGTGCCAAGCCGCGGATAATGCAGCCAG GTTTTGCCTTTGGTGTCCAGCAGCTTCATCCAGCTCTCATACAGAGGCCTTTCGG AAATAAACAAGCTGGCACAAAGCAGGACATCAGTGACCTGATAATCAAACAG GATACCCGCTCACTATGTCTATCCACAGGCTTTTGTGCAGCCCGGAGTGGTAATTCCCCACGTGCAGCCCACGGCGGCCGCTGCTTCCACCACGCCCTACATCGACTACACCGGAGCGGCCTACGCGCAGTACTCGGCAGCGGCGGCTGCCTATGA
- the RBM24 gene encoding RNA-binding protein 24 isoform X1 yields MHTTQKDTTYTKIFVGGLPYHTTDSSLRKYFEVFGDIEEAVVITDRQTGKSRGYGFVTMADRAAAERACKDPNPIIDGRKANVNLAYLGAKPRIMQPGFAFGVQQLHPALIQRPFGIPAHYVYPQAFVQPGVVIPHVQPTAAAASTTPYIDYTGAAYAQYSAAAAAYEQYPYAASPAAAAGYVAAGGYGYAVQQPLTAAAPSTAAAAAAAFGQYQPQQLQTDRMQ; encoded by the exons ATGCACACGACGCAGAAGGACACCACTTACACCAAGATCTTTGTCGGGGGCTTGCCCTACCACACCACCGACTCCAGTCTGCGCAAGTACTTCGAGGTCTTCGGGGACATCGAGGAGGCGGTGGTCATCACCGACCGGCAGACGGGCAAGTCCCGGGGATACGGCTTT GTCACCAtggctgacagagctgctgctgaaagggcTTGTAAGGACCCCAACCCCATCATCGATGGCAGGAAAGCCAACGTGAACCTGGCGTACCTGGGTGCCAAGCCGCGGATAATGCAGCCAG GTTTTGCCTTTGGTGTCCAGCAGCTTCATCCAGCTCTCATACAGAGGCCTTTCGG GATACCCGCTCACTATGTCTATCCACAGGCTTTTGTGCAGCCCGGAGTGGTAATTCCCCACGTGCAGCCCACGGCGGCCGCTGCTTCCACCACGCCCTACATCGACTACACCGGAGCGGCCTACGCGCAGTACTCGGCAGCGGCGGCTGCCTATGAGCAGTACCCGTACGCCGCCTCGCCGGCTGCCGCCGCCGGCTACGTGGCAGCTGGGGGCTACGGCTACGCCGTGCAGCAGCCCCTCACCGCAGCAGCGCCCAGCACggccgcggcggccgcggcggcttTCGGCCAGTACCAGCCCCAACAGCTGCAGACAGACCGCATGCAATAG
- the RBM24 gene encoding RNA-binding protein 24 isoform X4, which yields MHTTQKDTTYTKIFVGGLPYHTTDSSLRKYFEVFGDIEEAVVITDRQTGKSRGYGFVTMADRAAAERACKDPNPIIDGRKANVNLAYLGAKPRIMQPGRLPQLKHFIGYSCCWECGGADHLQYRCRVLPLVSSSFIQLSYRGLSAFDLAEHEKQLGSEWLRSSCPGLCRYPLTMSIHRLLCSPEW from the exons ATGCACACGACGCAGAAGGACACCACTTACACCAAGATCTTTGTCGGGGGCTTGCCCTACCACACCACCGACTCCAGTCTGCGCAAGTACTTCGAGGTCTTCGGGGACATCGAGGAGGCGGTGGTCATCACCGACCGGCAGACGGGCAAGTCCCGGGGATACGGCTTT GTCACCAtggctgacagagctgctgctgaaagggcTTGTAAGGACCCCAACCCCATCATCGATGGCAGGAAAGCCAACGTGAACCTGGCGTACCTGGGTGCCAAGCCGCGGATAATGCAGCCAG GAAGACTTCCACAGCTCAAACACTTCATTGgttattcctgctgctgggaatgtggTGGCGCTGACCATTTACAGTATCGTTGCAGG GTTTTGCCTTTGGTGTCCAGCAGCTTCATCCAGCTCTCATACAGAGGCCTTTCGG cttttgacCTGGCAGAGCATGAAAAGCAGTTGGGTTCTGAATGGCTGAGATCTTCGTGTCCTGGCCTGTGCA GATACCCGCTCACTATGTCTATCCACAGGCTTTTGTGCAGCCCGGAGTGGTAA
- the RBM24 gene encoding RNA-binding protein 24 isoform X2: protein MHTTQKDTTYTKIFVGGLPYHTTDSSLRKYFEVFGDIEEAVVITDRQTGKSRGYGFVTMADRAAAERACKDPNPIIDGRKANVNLAYLGAKPRIMQPAIRDKISGVPQEDFHSSNTSLVIPAAGNVVALTIYSIVAGFCLWCPAASSSSHTEAFRDTRSLCLSTGFCAARSGNSPRAAHGGRCFHHALHRLHRSGLRAVLGSGGCL, encoded by the exons ATGCACACGACGCAGAAGGACACCACTTACACCAAGATCTTTGTCGGGGGCTTGCCCTACCACACCACCGACTCCAGTCTGCGCAAGTACTTCGAGGTCTTCGGGGACATCGAGGAGGCGGTGGTCATCACCGACCGGCAGACGGGCAAGTCCCGGGGATACGGCTTT GTCACCAtggctgacagagctgctgctgaaagggcTTGTAAGGACCCCAACCCCATCATCGATGGCAGGAAAGCCAACGTGAACCTGGCGTACCTGGGTGCCAAGCCGCGGATAATGCAGCCAG cgATCAGAGATAAAATATCTGGAGTTCCCCAGGAAGACTTCCACAGCTCAAACACTTCATTGgttattcctgctgctgggaatgtggTGGCGCTGACCATTTACAGTATCGTTGCAGG GTTTTGCCTTTGGTGTCCAGCAGCTTCATCCAGCTCTCATACAGAGGCCTTTCGG GATACCCGCTCACTATGTCTATCCACAGGCTTTTGTGCAGCCCGGAGTGGTAATTCCCCACGTGCAGCCCACGGCGGCCGCTGCTTCCACCACGCCCTACATCGACTACACCGGAGCGGCCTACGCGCAGTACTCGGCAGCGGCGGCTGCCTATGA
- the RBM24 gene encoding RNA-binding protein 24 isoform X3, with the protein MHTTQKDTTYTKIFVGGLPYHTTDSSLRKYFEVFGDIEEAVVITDRQTGKSRGYGFVTMADRAAAERACKDPNPIIDGRKANVNLAYLGAKPRIMQPDFHSSNTSLVIPAAGNVVALTIYSIVAGFCLWCPAASSSSHTEAFRDTRSLCLSTGFCAARSGNSPRAAHGGRCFHHALHRLHRSGLRAVLGSGGCL; encoded by the exons ATGCACACGACGCAGAAGGACACCACTTACACCAAGATCTTTGTCGGGGGCTTGCCCTACCACACCACCGACTCCAGTCTGCGCAAGTACTTCGAGGTCTTCGGGGACATCGAGGAGGCGGTGGTCATCACCGACCGGCAGACGGGCAAGTCCCGGGGATACGGCTTT GTCACCAtggctgacagagctgctgctgaaagggcTTGTAAGGACCCCAACCCCATCATCGATGGCAGGAAAGCCAACGTGAACCTGGCGTACCTGGGTGCCAAGCCGCGGATAATGCAGCCAG ACTTCCACAGCTCAAACACTTCATTGgttattcctgctgctgggaatgtggTGGCGCTGACCATTTACAGTATCGTTGCAGG GTTTTGCCTTTGGTGTCCAGCAGCTTCATCCAGCTCTCATACAGAGGCCTTTCGG GATACCCGCTCACTATGTCTATCCACAGGCTTTTGTGCAGCCCGGAGTGGTAATTCCCCACGTGCAGCCCACGGCGGCCGCTGCTTCCACCACGCCCTACATCGACTACACCGGAGCGGCCTACGCGCAGTACTCGGCAGCGGCGGCTGCCTATGA
- the RBM24 gene encoding RNA-binding protein 24 isoform X6, which yields MHTTQKDTTYTKIFVGGLPYHTTDSSLRKYFEVFGDIEEAVVITDRQTGKSRGYGFVTMADRAAAERACKDPNPIIDGRKANVNLAYLGAKPRIMQPAIRDKISGVPQEDFHSSNTSLVIPAAGNVVALTIYSIVAGFCLWCPAASSSSHTEAFRGSFTVKITDQKDMMIRGGIVLFGVKLCNQ from the exons ATGCACACGACGCAGAAGGACACCACTTACACCAAGATCTTTGTCGGGGGCTTGCCCTACCACACCACCGACTCCAGTCTGCGCAAGTACTTCGAGGTCTTCGGGGACATCGAGGAGGCGGTGGTCATCACCGACCGGCAGACGGGCAAGTCCCGGGGATACGGCTTT GTCACCAtggctgacagagctgctgctgaaagggcTTGTAAGGACCCCAACCCCATCATCGATGGCAGGAAAGCCAACGTGAACCTGGCGTACCTGGGTGCCAAGCCGCGGATAATGCAGCCAG cgATCAGAGATAAAATATCTGGAGTTCCCCAGGAAGACTTCCACAGCTCAAACACTTCATTGgttattcctgctgctgggaatgtggTGGCGCTGACCATTTACAGTATCGTTGCAGG GTTTTGCCTTTGGTGTCCAGCAGCTTCATCCAGCTCTCATACAGAGGCCTTTCGG GGATCGTTTACAGTTAAGATAACTGATCAGAAGGATATGATGATAAGAGGTGGAATAGTTCTGTTTGGAGTTAAACTCTGTAACCAGTAG